The Arachis duranensis cultivar V14167 chromosome 2, aradu.V14167.gnm2.J7QH, whole genome shotgun sequence genome has a window encoding:
- the LOC127743970 gene encoding uncharacterized protein LOC127743970: MHSVVWSATVPLVSFECIEWHATDRYRRQFGLVQGVPEEVRNLDKAHGEVLTGPKNFNWATAPTHYMWVMHWTNRYHHVLSELPIPSQPQLETYMHWYRGEYGNRLCLSNLVGEEDDEGNQDLDGGNHDMDEGSQDMDDDNDEQEPHSPEVPPTNPLPQEQPQFSGQYVPQSHFNPSFTHHQQHWGMSQFDPGEGGSFSQLLGLMAGEGGQSQFGHQNELMPGRHSLDARYPGHTSSVASGGFVSVDSSRSDGGRGVFNSQNPYVISMGLIEENDNTLQQETDAYIVDNPDAEDDDEDDEIEEFDEDEESRNDGQARTPDDQAKGYNLRIDPPRRSANRYTPSVFKKAAKKCKKLVNDVKWSIRK, from the exons ATGCACTCGGTTGTGTGGAGCGCTACAGTGCCTTTGGTATCATTTGAATGTATTGAGTGGCATGCTACCGATAGGTATAGGCGACAATTCGGACTCGTTCAGGGAGTGCCTGAGGAGGTGCGGAATCTAGATAAGGCGCATGGAGAAGTCCTCACTGGTCCTAAGAATTTTAACTGGGCCACGGCACCTACTCATTACATGTGGGTGATGCATTGGACCAACAGGTATCATCACGTTCTTTCCGAGCTTCCCATTCCTTCACAGCCTCAGTTGGAAACTTATATGCATTGGTACCGAGGAGAATATGGGAACCGCTTGTGTTTGTCAAATCTTGTGGGTGAAGAGGATGATGAAGGTAATCAGGATTTGGATGGTGGTAATCATGATATGGATGAGGGTAGTCAGGATATGGATGATGACAATGATGAACAGGAGCCACATTCGCCTGAGGTACCACCTACGAATCCGCTTCCACAAGAACAACCTCAGTTCTCAGGCCAGTATGTACCGCAGTCACACTTCAACCCATCATTTACGCATCATCAACAACATTGGGGTATGTCACAGTTTGATCCAGGCGAAGGCGGTTCTTTTAGCCAGTTGCTTGGGCTTATGGCTGGAGAAGGAGGACAGTCTCAATTTGGCCATCAAAATGAGTTAATGCCAGGGAGGCATTCGTTGGATGCGAGGTATCCAGGCCATACTTCATCGGTTGCATCTGGAGGATTTGTATCTGTTGACTCTAGTAGGAGTGACGGTGGACGCGGAGTTTTTAATAGCCAAAATCCGTACGTTATTTCCATGGGACTCATTGAGGAAAATGATAACACACTCCAGCAGGAGACCGATGCGTATATAGTGGACAACCCGGATGCcgaagatgatgatgaggacGATGAAATAGAGGAGTTCGATGAGGACGAAGAGTCCCGTAATGATG GTCAGGCCCGCACTCCGGATGACCAAGCCAAAGGTTACAACCTTAGGATTGATCCCCCACGTCGTAGCGCTAATCGATACACTCCATCTGTTTTCAAAAAGGCGGCCAAGAAATGCAAGAAATTGGTGAACGATGTAAAGTGGTCAATTAGAAAGTAG
- the LOC110278290 gene encoding protein MAIN-LIKE 2-like gives MSKGIGECAVTLEDVALILGLPTDGLPVTGMTLSSFEALEAECLHQFGVAPRKSECRGSCIKLSWLRDLKENLPLTDEVGIQRYVKCHIMLLIGTILFGDKSGAAGVHWKFLPLLREFGSIIQYSWGSACLAHLYRALCRASRVDCKGIDGPLTLLLGWAWMRLPYLSPVPREPRSFPLANRWRNWERGDRRYRYMKLADFRKAFDELQEGEEGQVCFN, from the exons ATGTCAAAAGGCATTGGTGAATGTGCCGTCACTCTTGAAGACGTTGCTCTAATACTTGGTCTTCCAACGGACGGACTTCCAGTTACAGGGATGACATTGAGTAGTTTCGAAGCGTTGGAGGCTGAGTGTTTGCATCAATTCGGAGTTGCACCGCGTAAGTCGGAGTGTAGAGGCAGTTGCATTAAATTGAGTTGGCTTCGGGACCTTAAAGAAAATTTACCCTTGACTGATGAAGTTGGTATACAGAGGTATGTCAAATGCCACATTATGTTGCTTATCGGGACGATCTTGTTTGGGGATAAATCAGGTGCAGCAGGTGTGCACTGGAAGTTTCTTCCATTGCTACGTGAATTTGGTAGTATTATACAATACAGTTGGGGATCTGCATGCCTAGCACACCTCTATAGGGCATTATGCCGGGCATCTCGAGTTGACTGTAAAGGCATAGATGGCCCACTAACACTTCTTCTCGGTTGGGCTTGGATGCGGCTCCCATATCTATCGCCGGTTCCTAGGGAGCCCCGCAGTTTCCCGCTAGCAAACag GTGGCGGAACTGGGAGCGGGGTGACCGACGATATAGATATATGAAGTTAGCTGACTTTAGGAAGGCCTTTGATGAACTTCAGGAAGGCGAG GAAGGCCAGGTGTGTTTTAATTAA